Part of the Kitasatospora sp. NBC_01266 genome, CCTCGGGGTACTCGCTGTCGAACTGCACCCACTGGCCGTCGCCCGGGTGCTCGAAGCCCAGCGAGACCGCGTGCAGCCACTGCCGGGTCAGCCCGAGCCGCTTGGCGAGGGTCGGGTCGGCGCCGTAGGTGAGGTCGCCGACGCACGGGTGGCGCAGCGCCGACATGTGCACCCGGATCTGGTGGGTGCGACCGGTCTCCAGCTTGACCGTCAGCAGCGAGGCGGCCCGGTAGGCCTCGATCAGGTCGTAGTGGGTGATCGAGGGCTTGCCCTCCCGGGTCACCGCCCACTTCCAGTCCGAGCTGGGGTGCCGCCCGATCGGGGCGTCCACCGTGCCGCTCATCGGGTCGGGGTGGCCCTGGACCAGGGTGTGGTAGGTCTTCGAGGTGATCCGGTCGTGGAACTGGCGCTTGAGGTCGGTGTAGGCCCGCTCGGACTTGGCGACCACCATCAGCCCCGAGGTGCCGACGTCGAGACGGTGCACGATGCCCTGGCGCTCGGCGGCACCCGAGGTGGAGATCCGGTAGCCGGCGGCGGCCAGGTGGCCGATCACGGTCGGTCCGGTCCAGCCGGGGCTGGGGTGCGCGGCGACGCCCACCGGCTTGTCGACCAGCACGATGTCCTGGTCGTCATGGACGATCCGCATGCCCTCGACGAACTCGGCGACGATCTGCACGGGTGCGGCGGGGGCCGGGATCTCGACCTCCAGCCAGGATCCGGCGATCACCCGGTCCGACTTGCCGGCCGTCGCACCGTCGATCCGGACCTTGCCCTCGGCGGCCAGCTCGGCGGCCTTGGTACGCGAGAGCCCGAACATGCGGGCGAGGGCGGCGTCGAGACGCTCGCCCTCCAGGCCGTCGGGGACGGGAAGCGTACGGATCTGCGCTGCGGTACTCACCCGTACGAGTATGCCGCACCGGGCGGGGGCGCCTACTCGCCCGCCGCCTCGGCCACCCGCTGCCTCAGTCGCCCTTCGGGGCCGGCTTGTGGGTGGAGCCGTCCGGGTTGCTGCCCCGGAACGAGAGCAGCACCACCAGGATCCCGCCGCAGACGATGGCCGAGTCGGCCAGGTTGAAGACCGCGAAGTGCTGCACCGAGATGAAGTCGACCACGTGCCCGCGCAGCACCCCGGGCGCCCGGAAGAGCCGGTCGGTCAGGTTGCCGATCGCCCCGCCGAGCAGCAGCCCGAGCGCGATCGCCCAGGGCAGGCTGTAGAGCCGGCGCGAGATCCGCCAGATCACCACGATCACGGCGGCGGCGATCAGGCTGAAGACCACGGTCATGGTCTGGCCCATGCCGAACGCCGCGCCCGGGTTGCGGATCACCTGGAAGGTCATGAAGTCGCCGATCACCCGGATCGGCGCCCGGCCTTCCAGCTTGGCCACCACCAGGAGCTTGCTGCTCAGGTCGATCAGGTAGGCGAGCAGTGCCACCGAGAAGAGCACCCCGAGCCGGCGGCGGCGCACCGCGGCCGCCTCGCCGACCGCACTCGCACCGGCCGGCTCGGCCGGCGACGGCGCCGCGGTCCCGGCGGGCCCGGTGGGCTCGTCCTGAGTCTGGGGAGAACCTGGCGTAGTGATGATCCGCTCCGCTGCCGAGAAGAAGGGCCGACGTTACGGGGTCGAGCGTACGGCACGCGGTGCGCGCGGCCGCTCGACCCCGGTGCACGGCTGCCCCTCGTCAACTGCCGTGCGCGAGCGCGGTCAGCGGCGCTCCTGCTTCGACTTGCAGGAGACGCAGAGGGTGGCCCGCGGGAAGGCCTGCAGCCGGGCCTTGCCGACCGCCTGCCCGCAGGACTCGCAGAGGCCGAAGCCCACGCCCTCCAGCCGGGCCAGCGCGCGCTCGGTCTGGTCGAGCATGTCGCGGGCGTTGTTGGCCAGCGCCAGCTCGCTCTCCCGGTTGATGTTCTTGGTCCCGGCGTCGACCTGGTCGTCACCGGCCCCGTCGTTGGAGTCGCGCATCAGGCCGGTGATCGCCGCCTCGGCGGCGTCGATCTCGTCGCGCAGCCGGACCAGCTCGGCGTTGAGTTCGGCGTGCACCTCGGCGACCTCGACGGCCGTCCAGGGCTCCTCCCCCGGGCGGACCGGCAGCTCGGCCGGGTCGGCGGCCTCGGCGCCGGCCGGGACCACCGCCCGGGCGCCGGTGGCAGCGGGGGTGTGGTTACGGCTGGTCACCGCGCCGCGTCCGGTGGTGGTGCTGGTCTTCCGCCGTGTCGTGGTCACGGAACCCTCCCCTTGGTCGCCTGCCACGGCCTTCCGGGTCCGCCTGGTGGCGGTGCCCGCGCCCGTTGCCTTCTCAGCCATGGCTCGACCCCATCTACGAATGACTCCGGCCGACGGTTCCCGTCGGCCTCCGGTGCCGGAACGATAATCCTGAACGAATCCGGTCACAACGGGACATACCGATACCCATCGGCGATCCCACCCGGGCAGCCGGGGCGTCACGGTCGAGGAAGCTCCGCGCCAGGGCATTGACAAAGTTGTGCCCAGATCGTCACTTCCTAACCGCCCTGGCGCGCGGCGGCGTGCGGCGGCAATGGCGTAAATGGCCTTGCCCCGCGCTATAGACTGGGCCGGCAAGGCGCAGATGGGACGAGTACCGACGTACGCAGCCATGAGCGACCCGGGGACGGTGCGAGCCCGGGGGTGTGCGCGGCGGGAAGATCACCCCGGAGCCGCCGGAAGAACGGCCGGAAGAACGGCCTACTAGACCCGGCAGCAAGCCCAAGGAGTGGGCCGTCGGCAGGTCGCGGCGGTCAAGGAGGGTGGTACCGCGGGACGGCTGGCCGTCTCGTCCCTCCGTCGGAATGCCCGTCCACGCATCCGCCGGAGGCGCAGTGAGCACGTACAACCCCGTCCCCGCCCAGGTCGACCTGCCCGTCCTCGAGCACGGCATCCTGAGCTTCTGGCGTGACCAGAAGATCTTCCAGCGCAGCCTGCAGCAGTCCGAGGGCCGGCCCGAGTGGGTCTTCTACGAGGGCCCGCCGACCGCCAACGGCATGCCGGGCGCCCACCACATCGAGGCCCGGGTCTTCAAGGACGTCTTCCCGCGCTACCGGACCATGAAGGGCTACCACGTGGCCCGCAAGGCCGGCTGGGACTGCCACGGGCTGCCGGTCGAGCTGGCCGTGGAGAAGGAGCTGGGCTTCTCCGGCAAGCCGGAGATCGAGGCGTTCGGGATCGCCGAGTTCAACGCCAAGTGCCGTGAGTCGGTCACCCGGCACACCGACGAGTTCACCAAGCTCACCGAGCGGATGGGCTACTGGGTCGACCTCGACGAGGCGTACCGGACCATGGACCCGTCCTACATCCAGTCGGTCTGGTGGTCGCTCAAGCAGATCTTCGACAAGGGCCTGCTGGTCCAGGACCACCGGGTGGCCCCCTGGTGCCCGCGCTGCGGCACCGGCCTGTCCGACCACGAGCTGGCCCAGGGCTACGAGACCGTGGTCGACCCCTCGGTCTTCGTCCGCTTCCCGCTGACCAGCGGCCCGCTGGCCGGCCAGGCCGCGCTGCTGGTCTGGACGACCACCCCGTGGACCCTGGTCTCCAACACCGCCGCCGCCGTGCACCCCGAGGTGACCTACGTGGTCGCCACCGACGGCAACGAGCGCCTGGTGGTCGCCGAGCCGCTGGTCGCCAAGGCGCTCGGCGAGAGCTGGGAGGTCACCGGGCAGTCGTTCACCGGTGCCGAGATGGAGCGCTGGGCCTACCGCCGCCCCTTCGACCTGGTGGAGATCGAGGACGCGCACTACGTCCTGAACGCCGACTACGTCACCACCGAGGACGGCACCGGCATCGTCCACCAGGCCCCCGCGTTCGGCGCGGACGACCTGGCGACCTGCCGCAAGTACGGCCTGCCGGTGGTCAACCCGGTCGAGGCGGACGGCACCTTCGCCACCGACGTGCCGCTGGTCGGCGGCGTCTTCTTCAAGAAGGCGGACGAGGCGCTGGTCGCCGACCTCAAGGAGCGCGGCCTGCTCTTCCGCCACCTGCCGTACGAGCACAGCTACCCGCACTGCTGGCGCTGCCACACCGCGCTGCTCTACTACGCGCAGCCGTCCTGGTACATCCGGACCACCGCCGTCAAGGACGCGATGATCCGCGAGAACGAGGCGACCAACTGGTTCCCGGAGACGGTCAAGCACGGCCGGTTCGGCGACTGGCTGAACAACAACATCGACTGGGCGCTCTCCCGCAACCGCTACTGGGGCACCCCGCTGCCGATCTGGCGCTGCGAGGAGGGCCACCTGACCTGCGTGGGCTCGCTGGCCGAGCTGAGCGAGCTGACCGGCAGCGACCAGAGCGAGCTGGACCCGCACCGGCCGTTCATCGACGACGTCACCTTCGGCTGCCGCGAGTGCTCCGGCACGGCGGTCCGGGTGCCCGAGGTGATCGACGCCTGGTACGACTCGGGCTCGATGCCGTTCGCGCAGTACGGCTACCCGTACCAGAACAAGGAGCTGTTCGAGAGCCGCTACCCGGCCCAGTTCATCTCCGAGGCGATCGACCAGACCCGCGGCTGGTTCTACACGCTGATGGCGGTCGGCACCCTGGTGTTCGACAAGTCGGCCTACGAGAACGTCGTCTGCCTGGGCCACATCCTGGCCGAGGACGGCCGCAAGATGTCCAAGCACCTGGGCAACATCCTGCAGCCGATCCCGCTGATGGACCAGCACGGCGCCGACGCGGTGCGCTGGTTCATGGCGGCCGGCGGCTCGCCGTGGTCGGCCCGCCGGGTCGGGCACGGCACGATCCAGGAGGTGGTGCGCAAGACGCTGCTCACCTACTGGAACACCGTCGCCTTCCAGGCGCTGTACGCGCGGACGGCCGGCTGGGCGCCGAGCCCGAGCGACCCGGCCCCGGCCGACCGGCCCCAGCTGGACCGCTGGGTGCTCTCCGAGCTGAACACCCTGGTCCGTGAGACCGACGCCGCGCTGGAGTCCTACGACACCCAGCGGGCCGGCAAGCTGCTCTCCGGTTTCGTGGACGACCTGTCCAACTGGTACGTGCGGCGCGGCCGCCGCCGGTTCTGGCAGGGCGACGCCGCCGCGCTCGCCACCCTGCACGAGGCGCTGGAGACGGTGACCCGGCTGATGGCGCCGCTGACCCCGTTCATCACCGAGCGGGTCTGGCAGGACCTGGTGGTGCCGGTCGACCCCGAGGCCCCGGCCTCGGTGCACCTTGCCTCCTGGCCAGTGGCCGACGAGTCGCTGATCGACAGCGAGCTGTCCCGGCACATGGCGCTGGTCCGCCGACTGGTCGAACTGGGCCGCGCCACCCGCGCCGAGTCCGGGGTGAAGACCCGTCAGCCGCTCTCCCGCGCGCTGATCGCGGCCCAGGGCTGGGAGGAGCTGCCCGCCGACCTGCGCGCGCAGATCGCCGAGGAGCTGAACGTGGCCGCCTTGGAGTCGCTCGCCACCGTGGGCGGCTCGCTGGTCGACACGACGGCCAAGGCGAACTTCCGCGCACTGGGCAAGCGCTTCGGCAAGGGCGTGCAGGACGCCGCCAAGGCGGTCGCCGCCGCGGACGCCGCCGTGCTCGCCGCCGAGCTGCGGGCCACCGGCACCACCTCGGTGGTGATGGGCGAGGAGACGATCAGCCTCTCGCCGGACGAGGTGATCATCACCGAAACCCCGCGCGAGGGCTGGGCGGTGGCCAACGAGTCCGGCGCCACGGTCGCCCTCGACCTGGCGATCACCCCGGAGCTCAAGCGCCTGGGCGTCGCACGTGACGCGATCCGGCAGATCCAGGAGGCCCGGAAGAACTCCGGCCTGGACGTCTCGGACCGGATCGTGCTGCGCTGGCAGTCCGCGGAGCAGGAGACGGTGGACGCGCTCATCGAGCACGCCGCCCTGGTCGCCGACGAGGTGCTGGCCGTGGACTTCGCGAACGGCGCTGCCGACTGGGCCTCGGAGGACTTCACCGACGAGGGCGCGGGCCTGACCTTCCAGTTGCGCAAGGCGTAGCGAATCGGACAGAGGTGCGGTTGCCACTCGACGGAGTGGCAACCGCACCTCTGTCTTGGCACGGCTTCACCCGCGGTGTCAGGTGAACCGCGAGGCAGCTGAGCACACACGTGAGGGCGCCCCCACCGCATCGCGGTAGGGGCGCCCTCACAGGGTCCTGCTTAGTTGTCGCCGTCCTCGTCGATCAGGAAGCCGCGCATCGGAGCCGGGGCCTGCTGCATCGGCTGCATGGGCTGCGGCGGCTGCGGACGGACCGCGGCCATCGGCTGGGTCATCCCGGCCGGGGCCATCTGCGGCGCGCCGTTGCCCGAGGGCTGCCCGCCGAAGGACGGGGCACCGCTGCCACCGCCGAACGACTGGTTGCCACCGAAGGACTGGTTCCCGCCGAAGGACGGCTGACCGCCGCCGAAGGACGGGGCGCCGGTGGAGGCCATCGACGACGCGGCCGGCGGCAGCGAGGCGGTGGCCGGGATCCGCGGCGGGGCGAGCGAGTCATCGGCCTGCGACTCCAGCTGGCGCAGCTGGGTCTCCAGGTAGGACTTCAGGCGGGTGCGGTACTCGCGCTCGAAGGCACGCAGGTCCTCGACCTTGCGCTCCAGCGTGGCGCGGGCCGACTCCAGCGAGCCCATCGCGACGCGGTGCTTCTCCTGCGCGTCCCGCTCCAGCGCGTCGGCCTTGGCACGGGCGTCGCGCTCCAGGCCCTCGGCGCGGCTGCGAGCCTCGCCGACGATCTTGTTGGCCTCGGAACGGGCCTCGGAGATCGCCTGGTCAGCGGTCTGCTGGGCGAGCGCGAGCACGCGGGCCGCGCTGTCGCCGCCGGGGCCCTGCTGCTGCTGCATCGGGGCGCCGAGCGGGCCACCGAGCTGCTGGCCGAGCGGGCCGCCCATCGGGGCGAGCTGCTGCTGGCCGCCCATGGTGCCCATCTGCTGCTGCGGCATGCCCTGCTGGCCGAGCTGCGGCTGACCCATCTGCTGCTGCATCTGGCCACCCATCGGCTGCAGCATCTGACCACCCATCGGCTGCACCAGCTGCTGCTGGCCGCCCATGGTGCCCATCTGCTGCTGCATGCCCTGCTGCTGCATCTGCTGCATGGGCTGCATCTGCTGCTGGCCCGGGACCTGGCCCTGCATCGGCGCGCCCTGGCCGGGCGGCAGCTGCGGAGCACCGGACGGCAGGCCCAGCGGCTGGCCGCCCATCTGCTGCTGCTGCGGAGGCTGCTGCTGGCCCGGACCCTGCTGGCCGGGGACCGGCGGGCCGGATATGGCAGCGGGCACGGGGCCACCGGGACGCGGCGCGTCCTGCGGCTGCTCCTTGCGCATGTTCGCCTGGTTCTGCGCGGCAGCCCGGGTCGCCGCGGCCAGCTTGGCCCGCAGGTCCTCGTTCTCGCGGAGCAGCCGGGTGAGTTCGGCTTCGACCTCGTCGAGGAAGGCGTCGACCTCGTCCTCGTCATAGCCTTCGCGCAGGCGGACGGTCGTGAACTGCTTGTTCCGAACGTCCTCGGGGGTCAACGGCATCTCTTCACCTCAACGTGATCGTCGGCACACTGGCATCCCGCCGCATCGCTCATCACGGCAGCTGCTGCACGAGCCAGATCAGGAAATACACAATGATCAGCAGTACGAAGAAGGACAGGTCGAGCGCCACGCCCCCGAGACGCAACGGCGGAATGAACCGCCGAAGAAGCTTGAGTGGCGGATCCGTGACAGTGTACGTGGCCTCCAGGACCACCACCATGGCCTTGCCGGGACGCCACGAGCGGGCGAACTGGAAGACCCAGTCCATGACCAGACGGAACAGCAGAATCACCAGGAAGACGGTCAGTGCGTAGTAGAGCACTGCCCCCACGATCCCCATCGGGTATCCCTCTCCCAGTTTCTTCCGGTTCTGCCTGCTCTAACTGCTTGCTCTTACTGCTCTGCGACTGCTAGGTCACTCACTGTCCATCGGGTCCACACATGACGTCGTGGCCGGGTCAGCTCTGGTTGAAGAACCCACCCTCGGCGATTCGAGCCTTGTCCTCCGCCGTGACATCGACGTTAGCAGGAGACAGCAGGAACACCTTCTGCGTCACGCGCTCGATACTGC contains:
- a CDS encoding RluA family pseudouridine synthase; its protein translation is MSTAAQIRTLPVPDGLEGERLDAALARMFGLSRTKAAELAAEGKVRIDGATAGKSDRVIAGSWLEVEIPAPAAPVQIVAEFVEGMRIVHDDQDIVLVDKPVGVAAHPSPGWTGPTVIGHLAAAGYRISTSGAAERQGIVHRLDVGTSGLMVVAKSERAYTDLKRQFHDRITSKTYHTLVQGHPDPMSGTVDAPIGRHPSSDWKWAVTREGKPSITHYDLIEAYRAASLLTVKLETGRTHQIRVHMSALRHPCVGDLTYGADPTLAKRLGLTRQWLHAVSLGFEHPGDGQWVQFDSEYPEDLRKSLDVIAAES
- the lspA gene encoding signal peptidase II; translated protein: MITTPGSPQTQDEPTGPAGTAAPSPAEPAGASAVGEAAAVRRRRLGVLFSVALLAYLIDLSSKLLVVAKLEGRAPIRVIGDFMTFQVIRNPGAAFGMGQTMTVVFSLIAAAVIVVIWRISRRLYSLPWAIALGLLLGGAIGNLTDRLFRAPGVLRGHVVDFISVQHFAVFNLADSAIVCGGILVVLLSFRGSNPDGSTHKPAPKGD
- a CDS encoding TraR/DksA family transcriptional regulator, translated to MTTTRRKTSTTTGRGAVTSRNHTPAATGARAVVPAGAEAADPAELPVRPGEEPWTAVEVAEVHAELNAELVRLRDEIDAAEAAITGLMRDSNDGAGDDQVDAGTKNINRESELALANNARDMLDQTERALARLEGVGFGLCESCGQAVGKARLQAFPRATLCVSCKSKQERR
- the ileS gene encoding isoleucine--tRNA ligase; its protein translation is MSTYNPVPAQVDLPVLEHGILSFWRDQKIFQRSLQQSEGRPEWVFYEGPPTANGMPGAHHIEARVFKDVFPRYRTMKGYHVARKAGWDCHGLPVELAVEKELGFSGKPEIEAFGIAEFNAKCRESVTRHTDEFTKLTERMGYWVDLDEAYRTMDPSYIQSVWWSLKQIFDKGLLVQDHRVAPWCPRCGTGLSDHELAQGYETVVDPSVFVRFPLTSGPLAGQAALLVWTTTPWTLVSNTAAAVHPEVTYVVATDGNERLVVAEPLVAKALGESWEVTGQSFTGAEMERWAYRRPFDLVEIEDAHYVLNADYVTTEDGTGIVHQAPAFGADDLATCRKYGLPVVNPVEADGTFATDVPLVGGVFFKKADEALVADLKERGLLFRHLPYEHSYPHCWRCHTALLYYAQPSWYIRTTAVKDAMIRENEATNWFPETVKHGRFGDWLNNNIDWALSRNRYWGTPLPIWRCEEGHLTCVGSLAELSELTGSDQSELDPHRPFIDDVTFGCRECSGTAVRVPEVIDAWYDSGSMPFAQYGYPYQNKELFESRYPAQFISEAIDQTRGWFYTLMAVGTLVFDKSAYENVVCLGHILAEDGRKMSKHLGNILQPIPLMDQHGADAVRWFMAAGGSPWSARRVGHGTIQEVVRKTLLTYWNTVAFQALYARTAGWAPSPSDPAPADRPQLDRWVLSELNTLVRETDAALESYDTQRAGKLLSGFVDDLSNWYVRRGRRRFWQGDAAALATLHEALETVTRLMAPLTPFITERVWQDLVVPVDPEAPASVHLASWPVADESLIDSELSRHMALVRRLVELGRATRAESGVKTRQPLSRALIAAQGWEELPADLRAQIAEELNVAALESLATVGGSLVDTTAKANFRALGKRFGKGVQDAAKAVAAADAAVLAAELRATGTTSVVMGEETISLSPDEVIITETPREGWAVANESGATVALDLAITPELKRLGVARDAIRQIQEARKNSGLDVSDRIVLRWQSAEQETVDALIEHAALVADEVLAVDFANGAADWASEDFTDEGAGLTFQLRKA
- a CDS encoding DivIVA domain-containing protein, with amino-acid sequence MPLTPEDVRNKQFTTVRLREGYDEDEVDAFLDEVEAELTRLLRENEDLRAKLAAATRAAAQNQANMRKEQPQDAPRPGGPVPAAISGPPVPGQQGPGQQQPPQQQQMGGQPLGLPSGAPQLPPGQGAPMQGQVPGQQQMQPMQQMQQQGMQQQMGTMGGQQQLVQPMGGQMLQPMGGQMQQQMGQPQLGQQGMPQQQMGTMGGQQQLAPMGGPLGQQLGGPLGAPMQQQQGPGGDSAARVLALAQQTADQAISEARSEANKIVGEARSRAEGLERDARAKADALERDAQEKHRVAMGSLESARATLERKVEDLRAFEREYRTRLKSYLETQLRQLESQADDSLAPPRIPATASLPPAASSMASTGAPSFGGGQPSFGGNQSFGGNQSFGGGSGAPSFGGQPSGNGAPQMAPAGMTQPMAAVRPQPPQPMQPMQQAPAPMRGFLIDEDGDN
- a CDS encoding YggT family protein; amino-acid sequence: MGIVGAVLYYALTVFLVILLFRLVMDWVFQFARSWRPGKAMVVVLEATYTVTDPPLKLLRRFIPPLRLGGVALDLSFFVLLIIVYFLIWLVQQLP